CAGAACCTGGAGTGAACCACTCTGCTGCTTTGGATTTCATTCTTATTCTGCTCCCACAGCAGTGTATGCTGTTTGATCCTATTCCCCTCTCCCCTGTAAGCCCTTCTGCCTGTGGTTTGTAGCTGGGGACACCTGAAGCAGGTGGGTATCATGTACAACCAGGGCTGGAGTCCTTTGGATCCAAATCCTGTACCTGCTCTTTGTTTAGAAAGTGTTTCTAGCATGCAAATAAGCACAGCTCCCCCAAAATCCCACACCcctctttgcttctctttggCTTTAGCAACTTTTTCTGTTCAAATTTTCTAGTTTTAAACAGCTTTGGGGAAGGGGAATGTAAAAGCCTCAGCAGAGATCTCCAAGAAGTCTTCTTTTTCAGCACCATGGATGCACACAGCTAGCTGACACTGCCACTGTCTCCAAGAAGAGCAGGTGTTGGGGCAAATCTTCCCTGGAAGCAAATCCCTCAACTATTGCACAGAAAAACCAAGGATTCATTAAGAAACAAAGACCATCTGCCATAGTTCTGGTACAGAGcagcagatttatttattatttttttttaaagccaaaggTGCTCCTGAATCTGACTGAAAGCTCATGAGTGGAAAATTAGGTCTCACAGTATGGGAGTGATAAGTTTCAGAGGTTCCCTCCTCAGTATCTCGTTTTTTAGCAGAATTTCCCCCATGGCTAGGACAGTTACAGTAGatttccttcatttaaaaaaaaaaaagggcaatgTACAAATTTAGCTCTCAAAGGCAAAGTCAGCAGACTCTCAGAAAGCATTTCTAGTCCAGCAGGCTTCGTGCTGATGCAGTGCAGCTCCTTGGATGTCCCACAACAGTTAAACCCCAACACCATTGTTGGTGAAAAGATCTTTTGCTGTAGAAGCTTGCCCACAGGCCTGTCATGCATCCATTGGGATGTGTTAAATCCAGTTGTCCAGGATTCTTCCCATGGCCTCCTCCTAGTGCCTCCAGACACCCCACCCCCAGCTGGGGAGGATGCTGCAGCAGTTACAACAGAGCTCAGGAAGGCAGGAGGTAAGTGCCCCTCGGTCCAAAGTTTTCatccctcttctcccaggggaACAGGGAGCAcctctttccttctgtctcaCGGCACCTCTGGGATCAGCTGCCATTCTCCTTTAAGAAATGGGAGGGATGTggctttccctctgctctcccacctTCCCTCATCAGCCTTCTGGTTCCTGCTCGCCCTaaggctgctcctggagaacACAGGAGTTCACACGGAGCTCTGGGGTGATGTGAAACCTGCGAGCCTTCCCTGCGCAGGACTGGGATGTTCTTGCTcaataacagcaacaaaaagcaggaggagagggcGAAATGACCTCGAGAGTCCCAAGACAGGGCTGACACCAAGCCCGTTTGTCAGCCCCGAGGCAGAGCGTGGCTCTGAGCCTGATCCCAGCTCGTTTCTAAAGGAGATACTGGCACCTACTGGAAGACCAGTTTATATCTGGGCTGGAGGAAAGGCCAAGTATCCTTATACATGAGGAACGAGCAGATTTTGAGAAGGGATGAATTTGTTTGCTGACTGAGGAGtggagctggaggggaaggCCTAGGAAGTGACCTCTGGGTGGCCCTCCAGCAACCCTTGGCTCctgcccagaaaaaaacccccttGTGTAAACTCTTCCCTCTGGAAGGGCTCCTGTTCTAACCCTGTCCTTCAAGGGGCATGGCCAGGAAGAGCTCCTGGCAAAACCTCAGACTATTAAGAGGTTCTGCCTAAATACATGTAGCCAGCAACCCTCCtctgtggcagagctgccatGTGTTTAGCCCACCAGGATGTTCTGCCTCCACTTAAAGAGTGTTTGAATAGGAGAGCAGGAAATGAAATGCAGCTCCCCCAGTGACAGAAGAGCAGCTTCAAAGAGTTTATCAGTGTCTGCATCTCCAGTCATCCCAGCACTTGCCAACAAACTGAATTACCAAATGATTTAATGCAAATTATCACTTAGAAATATTAACACACAAAGGGAAGTTACTGCACCAAGATgctacacaggaaaaaaaaaataatctctctttAGAACTtgctctgccttcccttggGGTGGCACAAAGTAGTCATCCTCAGTGGAAACCAGGCCACAGGTCCCCTTCCTTGGGCTGCAGGATCTGGGAGAACCACCTGGCTCTGGCCTCAGCAGCAAGGTGTTGTCCCTGCCTGCTCACAGGTGATGTTTATTTGAAGTGCCTCTCAATAAAAGAACATCCTCTTATCTTGAGGAACAAGCAGCAGCCTCTCATGCCACTGAGTATCACCTCTCCCAGACCCGATCTGTCACTAGGCTTCTGAAGGCTGATGGGAAAACCCAGACAAGTGGGAAGAGCAGCATGGCTCCAGGACACCCTGGCAGGCTTTCCCAGGTCAGCTCCAACCTCAGGCTGGACACGTGGAGACCCTGGATTGCTGACTCTCCCTCTGAAGAGAGGATTATGCTGCCTGACTTCCCCAGCCAGCACTCACTGCTGCCTCCGCTTCAGAGCAGAggtatgaaatatttattgtagGGAATTGTGTCCTGGACAGTGGGCAACTTGCAGCCACGTGTTCTCCTCTGGCTGAATCCTCCTGTTGCCATGATACAGGCACTCATGGTATTTCCTGAAGTGCTCAGCTTCCCAGGAGAACCATAACACACTCACAGCAACAtcatctttttattattataaaagaTTTCTTCAGCAAACTGCTGACATCTCTATGTATTAAACATGGaaacagcaaacaaacccaTCTAACATTACAGGTTATTTAGGATCCCAGCTGGTGATTCAGGTAAGTAcaactattttctttctccccatcCATTCACTTGCTTGACTTTTTCTTCCAAGCaaagcccaaacaaacaagttacagatgagaagcagcagctcccagccccactgctcactctgctgctcttctcctgcaaGAAGAGCTGACCACTGCATCACCCACACAGGGGAGTTTTGCTCAATTCCAGATGCTCCTCACACATCACACTTTGCTGCCTGGCTTTTCACAGTCTCATGAGTGAAGAGTTTAAGAGCACCCACTCCAAACAGTCATATTAAATGCTTTgtattaacaaaataaacatctgCTCCTCCCCTCTTGCTGGCTGATGCCAGAGGAGACACTCACACTCATGCAGTCACcaaggtcaggaaaaaaaaacagtctggaCAGACCTGCTGTGCTTCTTCAGTGATGATTCTCAGGCGTATCAGATGCATTTGTGCAGGAAACAATGACAAAATGCAGCATGTTGTTGCCAGAGTGAGTCTATACGTTGGATTTGGGGGCAGAATTGAGGGGGATTTCCCTGAGTTCTATCCTCATGCAGAGGTACTCCCCGATGGCAGCCATCAGTGCTGTGCAGACAATGTGCACCAGCCACCACGTCAGGGTGGAGGGGAAGTGGGAGTTGTAAATCCAGCAGCCCAGGAGGTGGAAGAAGTGAACTGTGACTGTGAAATCCAGGCACTGCTTTCCTCGCCGGATGAAGTACAGCAAAGCCAGGGCACTGCCAAGAAGAAAGGGATTAGTAAACAAGCCCTGCTGTGCCCATGGGAGATGGGGATGCAGTGAAGAGCTACCAGCTGTTGCTGCTAATGATTTAGCTGCTTTAGAACTTCACTGTTTTAAGGATAGGTTGTTTCTGACCTTGCTCCCAGCTGCTTACAGATTTCTAATCACCTGATGGCAGGGAAATGagcttttagtttaaaaattcctgccctgctgctctgtaCAAACCTCCCCCCAGTAACCTTCGCCTAGTGGCCAAACACATTTTTGCTTACAGATCAATGTTTGCAGAGATCCATTCATTTTAACCTTCAGTAAAATCTCTCACAGAAGCAAATCCCATCCCCagctgggaaactgaggcagtgaAGTGAAACGACTTCTCCAGGCTCTCAGAAAAGCCAAGAGTCAGCAGTTCCCAGCTGCCTTCTGCAGACATGCTCAGTCAGGCATAGGGCTCTGGGGAGAGGTTTGGAGAGAGGCAGCCGGTCCTGCCGAGTCCTTTGAAGTGTTCCATGTTCGGGAAGAAGCAGCCACaggtgctgcagccagctgctgaCTTACCAGGTGAGTGCGTTGAGGATGAAGGCCATCATGGAGAGCCTCCCCGGCAGGGTCGAGAAGCCTAAAATCTGCAGGGGATCGTTAGCAGGAAACCACAGCACCGAGCCCAGCCCAACCAGCACCCAACCCGCTCCCCTGGCCCCGGCTGCACCTGGGCCTGTGTCCGTCCCGAGGGGTACCCCCCAACAGCTTGGGGGGGGTGTGTTTATCCTGGGGgtgcctgcagcacaggggggCTGTCTCTAACCCCGGGGGGGGGTCTGTAACCCCGGGTCTGTCTCTAACCCTGGGCCTGTCTCTAACCCTGGGCCTGTCTCTAACCCTGGGCCTGTCCCCCCCCCTCAGGACaaggcccccccccccccccaggcccaCAGGCCTCTTCGCCCAGGGCCGGCCTCCCGGGGCCCCGCGCCCTCACCTCGTCGCTGAAGACCTGGTGAAGGGAGGGCCCGGCGCTGCCCAGGGTGCCGAGCAGGGCGAGCCAGAGCCCGAGGGAGCTGTAGTAGCCggcctgcagcagcaccatcTGCGCCAGGATCAGCGCCGGGTCCCACACGTAGCTGCGGAACTGCGCCGCCATCGCCCCgcgcgccgcccgccgccgccgcgcggCGCCCCCTGGCGCGCCGGAGGACCCAGGTTGCCCGGGGATGttcggggctgcgggggctgcgggggctgcgggggctgcgggggctgctgccctgccctgccctgccctgccctgccctgctgccctgccctgccctgctgccctgccctgccctgctgccctgccctgccctgccctgccctgccctgccccgcgcAGCTCCAGGCCGGCAGGATGTTGTTCTGAGCCCTGCTGTGTCCTGGCAGCACCTCTCCCTTCCAGGCCTGGCCGTGGGGTAGGGCTTGGCATCTTCTGgaaggtttattttttggtaCATGGGGGGGTTTCTTCCTCCGAATCCAGGTGCCAGGgtccctcctggctgctggagctcGCCGAGTGGTCTCAATAAGCTTGTCCTGCTTGCTTGGCTTCAGCTGTGGAAACTGCCACTAGCTGAACCCTAAGGCCGTGTGGGAAAAGGAACCATTTTGGAGAGAAGTTCTTCgctggaaaaaaggaggggagaCACCCCTGGTGTCTGGTGGACAAGGGGGTTGCCACAGAGCTCTTGTCACCtggaaaagagaggaggagggggagaaacgGGGCCCCAGCTTTTATGGGAGGGGGTAGGCTCACTCGTGGGTGTGGAATATTTCTGCCCATCAAACCCAGAGTGTCATCTCTGACTTTTGTGACGTGTTTTCCATGTCCCCATATTGGAAGTTCCCTGTGCAGTTGtgtttccccttcctcctgctgtggaTGTcactgtgctggggcaggtttGGCACACTTTTCTTCCTGGACCTGCTGCCCTTAGAAAGGAttgtgccagggcaggggtggtGCTTGGTGGCCGTGGACCACAGCTGCCAAGCTCTGACTTGGACCTTCTCTCTGCAGAAGTTTACCTGCCTTCCCCGGGGCAGGAATGACCACGGGAAAATCCCAGCCCTGTCAGAGCTCTCAGCTACCAGCACATTGCTGAGAATACATTGCAAGACTCAACACTTCCTCTGTTAGCTCTTAGTAGAAATTGGTTTCCTTTCCTGAACTCTGCTGTTCTTTCCTCTCTCAGACACGCAAGCCACGACTTAGCTATTAATTTTCACTACCCTTTTTCCTAGGCCTCACTTTCCTTTGCCATTAAGATGTTGGTTGGTTAGTCATCTGAAAACTCCAAGCTGGTGTGAGGTAGGACTGGTGGTGTAATTGCTGGGTGTCCTTCCACAGCCAAAGCCATTAGCAGCAGTAGGTCTGATTTATCCAGTAGTCCCTGGGATCACAAGATACCAGCTGGTGTTTTGGGAGGTGCTGACTTGAATTCTTTCCAGATCCAAGTCTCCTCCCTGCTCGGTTGCTGCCCCGGAGTTGAAGGCCTGACATGGCAGCAGTCACGTCCCTGGTGTGAGCTGAGGCTCCCTCCCaccttggcagcagcagaggcacaggTTTGTGCCATGGCACAAAGGTATTAGTGCTGCAGCCTGGTTTGTGAATTGCTTCCCTGGCTGCCTTGGAGATGGGATGTCCCATGGTCACCTCTGTTGGTGTGTGCCCCTGGATTCAGCTCTCCCGCCTCTCCCCGCTGCTCCAGCTTTGGGGACTCTGTCCTTCTCCTGAAAGAGAGTTGGTTCTCCCTGTGAGGAGCCTTGCCTCATAGCCCTGCTCTGTGGGACGGGCTTGAtgtggagctggggagcagacATTTTTGGGGAAATAAGtggcattttcagttttatttttcttcctcttttaattCAAACTAAAGTCggaggtggctgcaggggaGAGACAtgtaagggggaaaaaagatgtttaaaCACAGAGATGGTGCTTCCTAGGGTGCCAAAGTAGGTGCTGCTTGCCTGGCTTCTGGTGAGTATGTCCTTTTTTAACCAGCTGACCGTTCTGTGTGACACCTACATGTCATGAAGCACAGCAGGTGGGAGAAGAAGTGGCGATGTGCCCAGGACATAGCAGATGCCCTGAGAATGTACCCAGATCACATGCAACTGTGGTGGTCACTTCTTTAGCAGGAGTGTAGAATAAGAATGTCCTATTTAGTCAGGGTTTTTTCCATATGAAGTGGCTGTATACGATggtgttgtttttccttctcaggaaTCATTCCCTGGAACAGGAAGGTATTTATTTAGGTGATCCATATTTTACCAGCTGGTGTACAAAGGGTGGTGCTGTCTGAATGAACCTTTGCTGGCATTCATTTCCCTCTTACTAGGCAGGTAGGATCTGTGCTAAGGTGACCTTTGCTAAAGGGACAGTAAGACTAAGATTATACATTTTGAGAATAACTCTGTGTTAAGTAGCTCAAAATATGGGAGGGGCTCCTCTTCCCTCTATTCATACCTGCAGGTGTGTTTCTCCAAAGAGCTCACCATACTAAACAGACTTGGGGAGTTGAGATCTTTCTGAAACTCTGCTTAAAGTTTCTTTATGCTGGAGAATCCTGCTCTAAGCTCGTTTTCCTTGAAGAACTGTGTTAGAGACTCTCTTTTCCATGATCCACAGTTGTCTGAAGGGCTCTGTGTGTGTTCTTCTGAAGATCACCTagacatttatttatgtatCATGTAAAAATGTGATTTCACCCTCCAAATGAATTGTATTTGGACACTCCTTTCTACTTCCAGCACGTTTGTGTCACGTATTGGGAACTGGcagatgtttattttcaatGCAAGAGTTAGGTAACTGCTGTTGAGCACTGGGTTAGGAACAATGGTGGCCAGCCTACCTGATTTCTCTGCCAACTGTAATTCTTAAATGGAGAAGGGAACTGACACACCTTGAATGTGGGAACTCAGCACCCAGAACAAAAGTGGGGCTCAACATGTGTTTTGtattccttctgcttctctcactTGTAGTGAGGTTTCAGGTGCGTTTCAGTTCTGCATTTTTGTCACTGGGCCTGTTTGTCCTGTCACCCTTGGTGAGTGTCAAATACCCACATTGCTTTTGCATTActccagagagagaaaaatgtcagaatGGATATTTGAAGGGCAAAA
This sequence is a window from Apus apus isolate bApuApu2 chromosome 15, bApuApu2.pri.cur, whole genome shotgun sequence. Protein-coding genes within it:
- the SYS1 gene encoding protein SYS1 homolog, which gives rise to MAAQFRSYVWDPALILAQMVLLQAGYYSSLGLWLALLGTLGSAGPSLHQVFSDEILGFSTLPGRLSMMAFILNALTCALALLYFIRRGKQCLDFTVTVHFFHLLGCWIYNSHFPSTLTWWLVHIVCTALMAAIGEYLCMRIELREIPLNSAPKSNV